The Flammeovirga pectinis genomic interval CAAAGTATTGATATGTCTCTTCTCTTAAACTTTCTGATACAGATGTTACACAATCAGATTCATCTATAGAAAAAGCGACAACAGGGCCTAAACTATCATCTTTACCTACTAAAGTAACATCTGTACCGTGTAGCGTTGTAACTACAGGCATATTTATTCCTTTTTTGGCCAAGATTTTCTTTGCTGTATATGCTGCAGATGCATGCGGAATAGCATAATGAGCATGTAATACATCTAGTTGTTCAGATTCAGCTACTTCAACCATCTTACTGGTTAATGCTAACTCATAAGGAGGGTATTTAAATAATGGATAGGTTTTAATGTCAACCTTATGATAATAGATATTTTCATCAAAAAAATCTAATCTTGTTGGTTGATCATATGTTATGAAATGTACCTCATGCCCCAATTGTGAAGCCAAGCACTTTCCTAACTCTGTTGCTACTACCCCACTACCTCCGTATGTAGGATAACAAATTATACCAATTTTCACGTTTATATATGCTGAAGTTGAAAATTAAGCTACGATATCTGCATAAGAGATCCCCATATGAGATCCTGTATAAGTTACTTTTCCATTTTCTAGAACAATAACCTGAGGTGATTGATGCTCTACTCCAAATTTTGAAGCAATTGCATTAGATACATCTCTATGTTTGATCAAATCTAAATAATAAGGTGCTACACCGTTATCTTCTTTCCAAGCTCTCTCTAATCTATTTAGTGCCATAGAACTTATAGAACAGCGTGTTGAGTGCTTAAGTATTGCTACTTTTTGTTTTTTTGAAAGTTCTAATAAATGATCGAGTTCTGAGACTTCTGTTAATTGATTCCAATTCATGATATAAAATTCGTTTAAACAACTTTCGCAAATTAGTAAAATAAATTAGATTATTTCAAAGAGTCTTTAGATTGCACTTGATTTTGTTGTGTTATCTGTTCTCTATGCTTCCTCTTTTCTTCTAAATCTTTTTGCTTTTCATCTTCCCACATCTTCTCTCTCATTTGCCATTGTTTTACACCAACTCTAGAAATGACTGCATCAAGAATAGTACTTCCTAATTCTTGAACAAGTTGACCATTTTCATCTTTAGTTTTAGAAAACAACATTCCTTCCATTACTTCATAGACAACTTCTTTTAGTACGTCTTCGTTCCGTTCGGAAGCAATATCTTCGAATAAGTCATTTATTACTTTATATACGATATCTGATATAGCATCTTCCAAACGCGATGAAGCATAATCACCCACAATTGGTACCTTCTTGATATCTTTCATTTCATCATTCTGTTTTACAGCATCTTCTATCAATACAGAAACATATTGTTCCAGTACCTCTTGTCTATTAGAATATGTTTCTTGCATAGCATGCATTACTTTTCTCGATATCCATATAGATAGATTTTCTTGATAAGGCTTTACAACATCAGACATAAATTTCTGATTTGCATACCCTCCAGAACTCAATTCATCTTTTGCACTTTCTAGAACATTAATAACAACTGCATCAGAAATCTCTTCTACTACAACTTCTTTAACATGCAAAGCTGTTCTTACTAGCCCTAAATTTTCTAGGTTAATAACCTCTAGTTTATGCCATCTTGCTAATAGGGCAAAAACCCTAAATAAACGGAAAACATGCATACCTGGAAAACTACCAATAAAATCATAAAAATAAACAAAGGGATAGAAATACCACTTTGCAAATTGCTTGTCTTTGTAGGATTCATACCAAGATTGAAAGAACTCCAAAAGGTAAAAAGTAGTAAAAACTAATTCTACAATTTCGAAGTTATCGTAGATGTATTTCCCATATAATCTGGTAAAATCTACGGATATTAAATCTAGAAATTCTTTGAATATTTGTGTTGAATAGAGAGAATTAAATGCTAACCAAAGCATCTGAAATAAAATAATGTTTAGTACGACAATATCTCGAACTAAACGCATTCTTTCTTCCTTGGTATTCAGCTTATCTATATCAAAGTCTTTTTTATTTATAAAGAATAATCTCATTACTTATTGATCTGATAAAGGAAACATGATAAATGTAAGCATAATCTTTTATAGAGATAACTCTTTATTATAATTTAAATAAGTGATTTAGTATTCATTATATCAAAACTCATTACTATATTAGTTCTACCAATTTATAACACACAAACCAATAAAGCATGTACAATAAACCAATGCTTAGAGACGATGCTCTTTCTGGTAAAACATATATTGTTACTGGAGGAGCTACAGGCCTAGGAAAGTCTATGACAAAATATTTCCTAGAACTTGGAGCAAATGTTACAATTTGTTCTAGAAAAGAAGAAAACCTTGAGGCTACAGCCAATGAGCTAGAGGAAGTAACTGGTAAAAGACCTTTTTATGTTGTTTGCGATGTAAGAAAGTATGATCAGATTGAAAACGTAATTGCAGAAACTGCTAAAAAGTTTGGTAAAATTGATGGTCTACTAAATAATGCTGCAGGTAATTTTATTAGTCCTACAGAACGTTTGAGTCATAAAGCTTTTGATACAATAGTGGATATAGTTTTACAAGGAACTTACTATTTTACTTTAGCAATTGGTAAACATTGGATTGCTAATGGCGAT includes:
- the ytxJ gene encoding bacillithiol system redox-active protein YtxJ, producing the protein MNWNQLTEVSELDHLLELSKKQKVAILKHSTRCSISSMALNRLERAWKEDNGVAPYYLDLIKHRDVSNAIASKFGVEHQSPQVIVLENGKVTYTGSHMGISYADIVA